From the genome of Lysinibacter sp. HNR:
CTTGCGCACCTTCTCAAGTACGACTCCATTACGGGCCGCCTTGACGCAGATGTGCATCTTGACGGTGACCAGATTATCGTCAACGGTAAAAGCATCAAAGTTTTTGATCAGAGAGACCCCTCAAATCTTCCTTGGAAAGAGTTGGGTATCGACATCGTTATCGAGTCAACCGGATTCTTTACCAAAGCCGAACTGGCCCGCAAGCACCTTGAAGCCGGTGCAAAGAAGGTAATAATCTCAGCCCCCGCAAGTGGGGACGACGCAACCTTTGTCCTGGGTGTAAATGAGCAGGACTATGATCCGGCTGTGCATAACATCATCTCAAACGCGTCATGTACCACAAACTGTCTTGCACCCATGACTAAGGTCTTCCACGAGGCCTTTGGTATCAACAAGGGCCTCATGACCACGGTTCACGCCTACACCGCGGATCAGAACCTGCAGGATGGACCCCACGGTGATCTGCGTCGTGCCCGTGCAGCAGCCATTAACATCGTTCCTACCAGCACAGGTGCCGCCGAAGCCATTGGCCGCGTCATGCCCGAGCTTGCAGGAAAGCTAGATGGATATGCACTTCGTGTACCGGTTCCCACCGGCTCGGTCACGGACCTAACCGTTGAAACGGAGCGCACCGACCTAACGGTTGAAGAGGTGAACGCCGTGTTCAAGGCGGCAGCAGAGGGGCCCCTCAAGGGTATCCTGAAGTACACCGATGAGCCCTTGGTATCAAGCGATATCGTTACAGATCCGCACTCCTCAATCTACGATTCAGGCCTGACCAGGGTCATCGGAAACCAGGTGAAGCTGGTTTCGTGGTATGACAATGAGTGGGGATACTCCAACCGCTTGGTTGATCTCGCGGAACTTGTTGCAAGCAAGCTTTAACCTTCGAGAGCTTGTGTGCGGGGTGGAATATACAGGGGAAACACCCGGATATTCTGCCCCACCGCTTTTTATCCCCGCGTTTTTACGTCATAAAATTTAACCGAAAGAAACCAGATGCCGATTCGTGCCCGTGAGTCATTGGGCTCACTCGAGGGCAAGCGAGTTATTGTTCGCTGTGACCTCAACGTTCCCCTAGTCGATAACGTCATTACAGACGATGGTCGCATTAGGGCATCACTTCCTACCATACAGTCCTTGGTCAGTGAGGGTGCTCGCGTGATCGTCATCAGTCATCTGGGCCGCCCGGGTGGAAAACCGAATTCAGAATTTTCTCTTGCTCCGGTTGCTGAACGACTTGGCGAATTGCTGGGCAACGCCGTTACTTTTGCAGGTGATACGGTGGGCCCCTCGGCTCACGCGGTGGTGAATTCCCTCACTAACGGCTCTGTTGCAGTGCTAGAAAACCTTCGGTTTAATGCCGCCGAGACATCGCAAGAACAGCCTGTGCGAGCTGCCTTTGCCGCAGAACTTGCTCAATTGGGTGATGCCTTTATCTCTGACGGCTTCGGAGTGGTGCACCGTAAGCAGGCTAGCGTTTATGAGTTGGCACAAGCTTTGCCGAGCGCTGCCGGTGACCTTATCGTGAACGAGCTCGCAGTCCTAGAACGCCTCACGGAGGCTCCGCAGCGCCCCTACACGGTTGTGCTGGGTGGTTCTAAAGTGTCAGACAAGCTTGGCGTTATCGGACACCTCCTTCCCCGCGTGGATACACTGCTCATTGGGGGCGGAATGCTTTTCACTTTTCTTGCGGCTCAGGGACACGACGTTGCGGCAAGCCTGCTTGAAAAGGATCAGTACGATACCGTTCGCGGCTATCTGGAACAGGCCAAAAGGCTCGGGGTTACCATCCTACTTCCCACGGATGTCGTGGTTGCCGACGGATTTGCCGCGGACGCTCGGCACGTGGTAGCTGCCGCCGACTCTATCGCCCAAACCGAGTTTGGCAGTGCAGGAATAGGGCTCGACATCGGCCCCGAGACGTCAGAAACATACGCCTCCGCAATTCGGGCCTCCGATACCGTCTTCTGGAACGGGCCGATGGGCGTCTTCGAGTTTGAAGCCTTTGCAGAGGGTACCAGAGCAGTGGCTGAGGCTCTCACCGAGGTACGTGGTCTCGGAGTTGTCGGTGGGGGAGACTCCGCCGCCGCTGTGCGCCAGCTCGGTTATCGAGATGATCAATTTGGACATATTTCGACTGGTGGAGGTGCCAGTCTTGAGTTTCTCGAGGGCAAAGAGCTCCCGGGATTGGAGGTTTTAGGATGGTAACCCAGCGTACACCCCTTATCGCGGGCAATTGGAAAATGAATCTGGATCATCTCCAGGCGATCGCATTTGTGCAAAAGCTTTCGTGGAGCTTAACCGATGTTGCACACGATTTTGAGCAGGTTGAGGTGGCGGTCTTTCCCCCTTTCACTGATCTTCGCTCCGTTCAAACCCTGATTTCTGGTGACAAACTAGAGTTGCGATTCGGTGCTCAGGATCTTTCTCAGCACGAGTCTGGAGCCTACACGGGGGAGGTATCGGGCGCGTTTCTTTCAAGTCTTGGTTCTCACTATGCGATTGTGGGGCACTCTGAGCGTCGTCAATATCACGGAGAGACCGATGCTGAGATCGGAGCCAAGGCTGCAGCCGCAGTCAAAAATAATATTGTTCCGGTGATCTGTGTGGGAGAAACCGCCGAGGATCTTGCTGAGCACGGACCCAGCGCGGTACCCGCTGGACAATTGCGGGAAATCCTTACGTCCCTGACACCCGAGGCCGAGATTGTTGTTGCCTATGAGCCGGTGTGGGCGATCGGATCGGGCCAGGCAGCAACCCCGGAACAGGCAGAAGAAGTGTGCGGTGTTCTCCGGGAGGTGATCGCCGAGGGTTTGGGTGATGATGCTGCCGCCGCAACACGGATTCTTTATGGTGGCTCCGTAAAGTCGGACAATATTGCTAGCTTTATGCGAGAAACAAATATCGACGGTGCGCTGGTGGGTGGTGCAAGCCTGCAGCTTGAAGAGTTTGTGCGTATCGTCCAGTTCAAAAAACATGTTGGCGTTTAGCGACGATACCCCTGCTCATAACGTATACTAGTGTGAGGTTTAAAGCGTCATTAGTGACGCGCTCTCCAATTGTGAAAGGCACTTTTCGGTGGAAATCCTTCAGGTCATCCTCCAGATCATTCTCGGTATAACGAGTTTGCTACTGACGCTGCTCATTCTTCTACACAAGGGACGTGGCGGTGGTTTGTCCGATATGTTTGGTGGCGGCATGACCTCAAGCCTGGGGTCGTCAGGGGTTGCCGAACGCAACCTCAACCGAATTACGATTATTCTCGGACTCGTGTGGTTCGCGGTTATCGTGGTGCTCGGGTTGATCACCAAGTTCGATGTGGGAGGATTGTAATGGCAACGGGTGGTAGCGCTATTCGCGGTTCACGCGTGGGTTCCGGACCCATGGGAGAGCAGGATCACGGTTTCCAAGCCGAACGTGTTGCGGTTTCCTACTGGGATGCCCTGGGGAATGAAACGGTACGTTACTTCGCTGCGAATGTTCCCGAAGAAGAGATTCCAGAGAGCATCGATTGCCCCTCCTCGGGGCTTCCTGCCGGGCGTGAAAAAGACAACCCCCCTCAGGTTGCAAAGCTAGAGCCCTACAAGACGCACCTTGCCTATGTCAAGGAACGTCGTACAGAGGCGGAGGCAGAGGAGCTCCTTGAGGACGCCCTTCGTCAGCTACGCATCCGCCGAGGAACCCTCAAAGCTTAAACAAAGCGTGGGGGTGGTTTTCTACACCCACGAAAAATAATATGCGTGTGGCCCCCAACTAACCGGTTGGGGGCCACACGCATATAGTGGTTCAGTGTTTCGACAGACTATTCTGAAGCTGACTCCGCGTCCGCATAAATGCGAGTTTGTATACGTCCCTGCACGCCAGCGGCCGGAGTAGTGGCAACTGACGTGTCGGACATAATGCGCTCATAAGCTTCCTGTTTTGCAGCACCCGTGCACAGAAGCCACACACGATCTGCCGAGTTCAGAACCGGATAGCTCAGCGAGAGACGCTCTGGTGGCGGCTTGGGGGAGTTACGCACTGGAATAACGGCGGAGTCCGTGTTGGTGAGGTCATCCCGGTGCGGAAAGAGGGAGGCAATGTGTCCGTCGGGGCCAACCCCGAGAAAGAGCAGGTCAAATCCCTTCGCCTGGGCAGAATCTATTGTGGCGGAGTACTCGGCGGCAGCCTCGTCGAGTGATCGTGTACCGTCATCTACTGGAGCCGGAAAGATGTTTTCCCGAGGAATATTCAGGGGTTGCAAAAAAGCCCTGAGAGCCTGCTCGTCATTTCGCTCATCATGTCCCGAGGGCAGCCAACGCTCATCCCCCCAGTAGAGAAGCACGTTTTCCCAGTCTGCATCTTGCGCAAGCGCGTGCTGCGCTGTTACTCGAAGAAGCTCAATACCGAGGGAGCCACCCGTGAGGATCACCCGTGGTGTCTTGCCCTCGGATTGAAGATTAGCAATTAAACCGATAAAGTCTGCGGCGATTCTCTGCGCGGCGGAGGCAGCGTCCGCACTGATAACAACGTCACGTTTAGTCACAAGAAGCCTTTCGCTAGTTTTAAGCGTCATCGCCCAGGAGCATGGCGACTCCGTGCGTGATAACTCGTCCGTAGAGCTCGTCCGGATCCAGATGACGCAGTTCTTCAGCCAGGCAATCCCTGAGCGAGCGGCGGGTGAGCGCCAGATCGTGGAGAGGCTGATTTGGGATGCTGAGCTGCGCCAGAGCATCGTGTGTGCGTCTGAGCTCCGTAGTACCGGATTCCCTCTGCAATTGAACACGATCAATGCCCCATCCCCCCTGCTTGCGAGGGTGCAGGGTGTGTGTTACTCGAACGTCGAGCTGCTGCGTCAGCCAGGCAGCCAGCAGAGTGGTGGAAGGAGACTCCACGGAGCCACTCACCTCTACGTCCGTTACTTTCTCATACGGTGGCTGGTCGAGAACAGTGGCCAACTGTGCCCGCCACAGGGTAATGCGCGACCAGGCCAGATCCGTGTCTCCCGGAGTGTAGTTGGCGGCAAGTTCGCGAAGAGCCTGTTGCGGGTCGGGGTGGGTTGTCGCATCCGTAATTCGGCGCTGCGCGATACGCCCAAGCGTACTGTGTGCGGCGTGGCCGGGCCAGATGCCCGCCCACCAGACCACAACGGGAGCGTCGGGTAGGAGGAGACCCGTTACCAGGCTTTCCGAGTCACTTGCAGCCGCGCCAAAGGCGCGAAGAATAATTACTTCGCTGGCTCCGGCATCTCCGCCAACACGAATTTGGGCGTCAAGTCTGGCCTCAACGATGTCCCGCGCGCTCTGATCGCTCGAAACCACGACCACTCGCATGGGGTGTTCGCGGGACGCATCATTTGCAGCCTCAACAGCCTCTTCGAGACGCTCCGGTGATGTTGAGATCACGAGGGTGAGCACACGCCCGAGGGCAACCGCTCCACCGTCTTCTCGGATGCGAACAAGCGCTTTTGAAACGTTACTGACGGTGGTAGTGGGTAGATCGACAATCATGGTCGGCGCCACGTCCTTCCATCTCGGGCTAAGAGTTCATCGGCGGATGCCGGGCCCCATGTTCCGGGGCGATATGCTTCGGGGGCACCGTTGTTTTTCCAGTGCTCCTCGATGGGGTCAAGGATTTTCCACGAGAGTTCTACCTCTTCGTGACGGGGGAATAGAGGAGGGTCGCCTAGGAGAACGTCCAGGATAAGCCGCTCATATGCCTCGGGGCTGGCCTCGGTAAACGCGTGGCCGTAACCAAAGTCCATTGTCACATCACGTACCCGCATGGTGGGGCCGGGAACTTTGGAACCAAAACGAATGGTTACACCCTCATCGGGTTGAACCCGAATCACTAGGGCATTATGACCCACGTGGGAACTCTGCGTTGGCGCAAAAAGAGAATCTTCAGGGCGTTTAAAAACAATGGCAATTTCGGTGACGCGCCGTCCCAGGCGCTTTCCCGCGCGCAGGTAGAAGGGGACACCCTTCCAGCGCGGGGTGTCGATGTCTAGTTTCATCGCGGCGTAAGTTTCGGTTGTTGACTGGGGGTTCATACCCTCCTCGTCAAGGAAACCAACAACCTGCTCGCCTCCCTGCCAGCCACCGGTGTACTGTCCACGCGCTGTGGCGCGGGAGAGATCCTCGGGAAGGCGCACCCGCGCCAGAACCTGTTCTTTTGCATGACGCAGATCGGTTGCGTTAAAGCTCTGTGGCTTTTCCATCGCGGTGAGCGCCAGTAGCTGCAGGAGGTGGTTTTGAATAACATCTCGTGCAGCACCAATGCCGTCGTAGTAACCGGCACGTCCGCCCACGCCGATATCCTCGGCCATGGTGATCTGCACGTGATCAACAAACTCTGCGTTCCATATAGGTTCATACATCAGGTTTGCAAAACGCAAAGCCAGGATATTCTGGACGGTCTCTTTGCCCAGATAGTGATCAATACGGAAAATTGCGTCGTTGGGGAACACCGATTCTACAACACTATTGAGCTCACGGGCTGTTGCCAGATCACTGCCAAAAGGCTTCTCGATGACAACCCGGCTCCAACTTCCGTTGGTTGGTTTTGCGAGGCCTGAGTCACGAAGACGCTGAGTGACCTCGGGGAACGAACGGGGTGGGATGGAGAGATAGAAGGCGTGGTTCCCCATGGTGCCACGCTCAGCGTCCAAGGCCTCCAGTGTGATGCGGAGACGCTCAAACGCCTCCGCATCATCAAACTCTCCCCGGACAAAACGGATGCCTTGTCGAAGCTGATTCCACACGTCCTCGTTAAACGGGGTGCGTGCATACTGCCGAACCGCTTCTTCAACAACCCGTTCAAAGTCCTCGTTTTGCCAGTCACGCCTGGCAAAACCCACCAGACCAAATCCTGGCGGAAGCAAACCACGATTAGCTAGATCGTAAACAGCCGGTAGGAGCTTTTTTCGAGCCAGGTCACCCGTCACACCAAAAAAAATGAGTGCGCTGGGGCCGGCTATTCGATTGAGCCTACTGTCGTCTGGGGCTCGTAGTGGATTGTGGGGTGGAGAGGTAGTTGTCACTGTGCCTATGTCCTTCTGGTTACGCTACGGGCTTGAGCGAGTCAATCGCCCGCGCGATGGCGGTAAGACCCTTATCCGGATCAAGAAGAGTCAGAATAAGAACGGGTCTACCGTGCTCCTCAAGCACGGTAGCATCCCCGTCAGCCTGGGCCGTAATGAGTTCACCAAAGGTGAAGGGTCGTCCGACAATCGTCAGGTCTGACGTGTGCTTGGTACGAAGCTGGAGGAACGCACCGGTGGGTGCTCCGCCTTTGTGGTACTGCCCGGTTGAGTGTAGAAAACGGGGACCCCAGCCAAAGGTTGTAGGCCGGTGCGTTTTCTGTGCTAGTAGGTCACGCAGCTCAGCAAAATCCGGGTGAGCCACTCGATCTACGTAGGCCTGAATCGCAACATAACCCTGATCCCCAAGGTCTTGGACCAGTGCGGCGATTGCCTCCTCGAGCGTTTTTACCTTACCGAGCAGAGAGTCTGCACCGCGTACTTCCACCCCTTGATCAACAAATCTGGGCTGTGTTGGTTCGGGACGGCTGTCTAGTAGGCCTCGAGCGGCAACCTTTGCGGACTCCACGTCTGGCTGATCAAAGGGGTTAATGCCGAGGATACGTCCCGCCACTGCGGTCGCAAACTCCCAGAGCACAAACTGTGCACCAAGCTTTCCAGCGGTTTGAACCACTCCAGCAGGGGGAGAGTTGACCTCTTTAACCAGGTGAACCGGTACCAGGTCGGACAGGGAATGCTTTGCCTCATAACCGGAGCGCTCCAGCACTACCGGAAGGACACCCGTTCCCTCTTTACCCGTGGACTCGGCGATAAGCTGTTCGATCCAGTCGCCAAAGCCTAATATGGGTGTGCCATCCGAGATGAGTCCCACCTTGTCGATGAGCGGAGCACCAGCCGCTAGAGCCGCGCCCAAAAGCAGACCGGGGTTTGTGGGGCTGTCCTCAGAGAGAATAGGCATGATGCTCTCCGCGTCCTGAAGCAGTTCCCCGATGTCTGCACCCGCAAGTCCCGAGGGAACCAGTCCAAACGCAGTCAGCGCGGAATAGCGTCCTCCCACCGTGGGGTCGGCTAAGAAGGTTCGATAACCCGCCGCTGCCGCAGACTCGTGAAGTGGGGATTCCGGGTCGGTCACAATAATAATGCGGTTGATGGGATCGATACCCGCATCACGGAAGGCGGTCTCATAGACGCGACGCTGGCTATCCGTCTCAACGGTCCCACCGGATTTCGAGGAGATAATAACCACGGTTGAAGAGAGCCGATCAGACAGCGCGGCCCGAACCTGGTCTGGGTCGGTCGAGTCTAATACGGTGAGATCCACCCCGGCTGTTGCCGTGATGACCTCGGGAGCCAGGCTTGAACCGCCCATTCCACCCAGAACAAAATGGTTAATTCCCTGTCGAAGATATTCATCTCGGAGCTCAGCGATCTGAGAAACAAACGGTGCAGATACCCGGGTGGCCTGCAGCCATCCCAGGCGTTTTTTAGCCTCTGGCTCTGCCTTCGAGCCCCAGAGGGTGTAGTCGGAGTTGACCAGGCGAGAAGCGACCTCGTCTTTTACGAGGGTGTCCAGTGTCTGTTTTACGCGGGCTGCAATGGCCGAGCCGAGGCCTACGCGGGCGTTCATCGGGCAGCCTTCAGCGCAGCGTCAACCGTCTCGAGCAGTTCGTTCCACGAGACAATAAACTTTTCTACGCCCTCACGCTCGAGCAGTTCAACAACGTCGGCATATGAAACACCCACCGCCGCTACCTGATCGAGAACCGATTGTGCCTCGTCGTATGAGGGGGTGATGGTGTCTCCCTCAATTGTGGCGTGGTCAAAGGTAGCTTCAAGCGTCTTTTCTGGCATGGTATTCACAACACCGGATGCCACCAGCCCCGTCACGTAGAGAGTGTCGGGAAGTGAGGGGTCTTTTACCCCGGTGGAGGCCCAGAGAGGGCGTTGCTTGTTTGCTCCTGCCGCAATGAGGCCAATGGCCCGCTCGCTCGAAAAGGCTTCTTCAAACACCTGGTAAGCAAGCTGAGCGTTAGCGATTCCCGCCTTGCCCTTGAGCGCACGTGCCTCATCGGTGCCGATTGCGTCGAGACGCTTGTCGATTTCACTGTCGACTCGCGAGACAAAGAACGAGGCAACGGAGTGAATGGTGCCGAGGTCGATACCGTTTGCACGGGCTTTTTCGAGTCCTGTGAGGTAGGCATTGATCACCGCACGGTAGCGTTCCAGG
Proteins encoded in this window:
- the gap gene encoding type I glyceraldehyde-3-phosphate dehydrogenase, whose product is MSAKVAINGFGRIGRNFLRAALAQGSGLEIVAVNDLTDNVALAHLLKYDSITGRLDADVHLDGDQIIVNGKSIKVFDQRDPSNLPWKELGIDIVIESTGFFTKAELARKHLEAGAKKVIISAPASGDDATFVLGVNEQDYDPAVHNIISNASCTTNCLAPMTKVFHEAFGINKGLMTTVHAYTADQNLQDGPHGDLRRARAAAINIVPTSTGAAEAIGRVMPELAGKLDGYALRVPVPTGSVTDLTVETERTDLTVEEVNAVFKAAAEGPLKGILKYTDEPLVSSDIVTDPHSSIYDSGLTRVIGNQVKLVSWYDNEWGYSNRLVDLAELVASKL
- a CDS encoding phosphoglycerate kinase; amino-acid sequence: MPIRARESLGSLEGKRVIVRCDLNVPLVDNVITDDGRIRASLPTIQSLVSEGARVIVISHLGRPGGKPNSEFSLAPVAERLGELLGNAVTFAGDTVGPSAHAVVNSLTNGSVAVLENLRFNAAETSQEQPVRAAFAAELAQLGDAFISDGFGVVHRKQASVYELAQALPSAAGDLIVNELAVLERLTEAPQRPYTVVLGGSKVSDKLGVIGHLLPRVDTLLIGGGMLFTFLAAQGHDVAASLLEKDQYDTVRGYLEQAKRLGVTILLPTDVVVADGFAADARHVVAAADSIAQTEFGSAGIGLDIGPETSETYASAIRASDTVFWNGPMGVFEFEAFAEGTRAVAEALTEVRGLGVVGGGDSAAAVRQLGYRDDQFGHISTGGGASLEFLEGKELPGLEVLGW
- the tpiA gene encoding triose-phosphate isomerase; its protein translation is MVTQRTPLIAGNWKMNLDHLQAIAFVQKLSWSLTDVAHDFEQVEVAVFPPFTDLRSVQTLISGDKLELRFGAQDLSQHESGAYTGEVSGAFLSSLGSHYAIVGHSERRQYHGETDAEIGAKAAAAVKNNIVPVICVGETAEDLAEHGPSAVPAGQLREILTSLTPEAEIVVAYEPVWAIGSGQAATPEQAEEVCGVLREVIAEGLGDDAAAATRILYGGSVKSDNIASFMRETNIDGALVGGASLQLEEFVRIVQFKKHVGV
- the secG gene encoding preprotein translocase subunit SecG — encoded protein: MEILQVILQIILGITSLLLTLLILLHKGRGGGLSDMFGGGMTSSLGSSGVAERNLNRITIILGLVWFAVIVVLGLITKFDVGGL
- a CDS encoding RNA polymerase-binding protein RbpA, with protein sequence MATGGSAIRGSRVGSGPMGEQDHGFQAERVAVSYWDALGNETVRYFAANVPEEEIPESIDCPSSGLPAGREKDNPPQVAKLEPYKTHLAYVKERRTEAEAEELLEDALRQLRIRRGTLKA
- the pgl gene encoding 6-phosphogluconolactonase — protein: MTKRDVVISADAASAAQRIAADFIGLIANLQSEGKTPRVILTGGSLGIELLRVTAQHALAQDADWENVLLYWGDERWLPSGHDERNDEQALRAFLQPLNIPRENIFPAPVDDGTRSLDEAAAEYSATIDSAQAKGFDLLFLGVGPDGHIASLFPHRDDLTNTDSAVIPVRNSPKPPPERLSLSYPVLNSADRVWLLCTGAAKQEAYERIMSDTSVATTPAAGVQGRIQTRIYADAESASE
- a CDS encoding glucose-6-phosphate dehydrogenase assembly protein OpcA; the encoded protein is MIVDLPTTTVSNVSKALVRIREDGGAVALGRVLTLVISTSPERLEEAVEAANDASREHPMRVVVVSSDQSARDIVEARLDAQIRVGGDAGASEVIILRAFGAAASDSESLVTGLLLPDAPVVVWWAGIWPGHAAHSTLGRIAQRRITDATTHPDPQQALRELAANYTPGDTDLAWSRITLWRAQLATVLDQPPYEKVTDVEVSGSVESPSTTLLAAWLTQQLDVRVTHTLHPRKQGGWGIDRVQLQRESGTTELRRTHDALAQLSIPNQPLHDLALTRRSLRDCLAEELRHLDPDELYGRVITHGVAMLLGDDA
- the zwf gene encoding glucose-6-phosphate dehydrogenase, with protein sequence MTTTSPPHNPLRAPDDSRLNRIAGPSALIFFGVTGDLARKKLLPAVYDLANRGLLPPGFGLVGFARRDWQNEDFERVVEEAVRQYARTPFNEDVWNQLRQGIRFVRGEFDDAEAFERLRITLEALDAERGTMGNHAFYLSIPPRSFPEVTQRLRDSGLAKPTNGSWSRVVIEKPFGSDLATARELNSVVESVFPNDAIFRIDHYLGKETVQNILALRFANLMYEPIWNAEFVDHVQITMAEDIGVGGRAGYYDGIGAARDVIQNHLLQLLALTAMEKPQSFNATDLRHAKEQVLARVRLPEDLSRATARGQYTGGWQGGEQVVGFLDEEGMNPQSTTETYAAMKLDIDTPRWKGVPFYLRAGKRLGRRVTEIAIVFKRPEDSLFAPTQSSHVGHNALVIRVQPDEGVTIRFGSKVPGPTMRVRDVTMDFGYGHAFTEASPEAYERLILDVLLGDPPLFPRHEEVELSWKILDPIEEHWKNNGAPEAYRPGTWGPASADELLARDGRTWRRP
- a CDS encoding glucose-6-phosphate isomerase; this translates as MNARVGLGSAIAARVKQTLDTLVKDEVASRLVNSDYTLWGSKAEPEAKKRLGWLQATRVSAPFVSQIAELRDEYLRQGINHFVLGGMGGSSLAPEVITATAGVDLTVLDSTDPDQVRAALSDRLSSTVVIISSKSGGTVETDSQRRVYETAFRDAGIDPINRIIIVTDPESPLHESAAAAGYRTFLADPTVGGRYSALTAFGLVPSGLAGADIGELLQDAESIMPILSEDSPTNPGLLLGAALAAGAPLIDKVGLISDGTPILGFGDWIEQLIAESTGKEGTGVLPVVLERSGYEAKHSLSDLVPVHLVKEVNSPPAGVVQTAGKLGAQFVLWEFATAVAGRILGINPFDQPDVESAKVAARGLLDSRPEPTQPRFVDQGVEVRGADSLLGKVKTLEEAIAALVQDLGDQGYVAIQAYVDRVAHPDFAELRDLLAQKTHRPTTFGWGPRFLHSTGQYHKGGAPTGAFLQLRTKHTSDLTIVGRPFTFGELITAQADGDATVLEEHGRPVLILTLLDPDKGLTAIARAIDSLKPVA
- the tal gene encoding transaldolase translates to MNTTPTAALSAAGVSIWLDDLSRNRIASGDLTRLIADRNVVGVTTNPTIFAGALSNGEAYSEQVAQLAAAGKNASSAVFEITTDDVAAASQIFSQVYESSHGYDGRVSIEVEPGLAHDAAKTIEQAQQLWDRVNQPNAMIKIPATIEGLEAITEVISRGISVNVTLIFSLERYRAVINAYLTGLEKARANGIDLGTIHSVASFFVSRVDSEIDKRLDAIGTDEARALKGKAGIANAQLAYQVFEEAFSSERAIGLIAAGANKQRPLWASTGVKDPSLPDTLYVTGLVASGVVNTMPEKTLEATFDHATIEGDTITPSYDEAQSVLDQVAAVGVSYADVVELLEREGVEKFIVSWNELLETVDAALKAAR